The proteins below are encoded in one region of Longimicrobiales bacterium:
- a CDS encoding DUF2892 domain-containing protein, with protein sequence MCDDRIIRRFAGTFILIGAALSWWHSPAWLLFVAFVGANLLQSSFTAFCPLERMLGRLGVAGCTPKHVEQQAEHSRAA encoded by the coding sequence ATGTGTGATGATCGCATCATCCGCCGGTTTGCCGGAACATTCATCCTGATCGGTGCCGCGCTGAGCTGGTGGCACAGCCCCGCCTGGCTGCTGTTCGTCGCCTTCGTCGGCGCCAACCTGCTGCAGTCCAGCTTCACGGCGTTCTGCCCGCTCGAACGGATGCTCGGAAGACTGGGCGTGGCGGGTTGCACGCCGAAACACGTGGAGCAGCAGGCGGAGCACTCGCGGGCGGCATGA